In one Parus major isolate Abel chromosome 13, Parus_major1.1, whole genome shotgun sequence genomic region, the following are encoded:
- the HNRNPH1 gene encoding heterogeneous nuclear ribonucleoprotein H isoform X9, whose amino-acid sequence MSTTEAETEQSLTPNVMLNTESSEGYVVKVRGLPWSCSTEEVQRFFSDCKILNGALGIRFIYTREGRPSGEAFAELESEEDVKLALKKDRETMGHRYVEVFKSNNVEMDWVLKHTGPNSPDTANDGFVRLRGLPFGCSKEEIVQFFSGLEIVPNGITLPVDFQGRSTGEAFVQFASQEIAEKALKKHKERIGHRYIEIFKSSRAEVRTHYDPPRKLLAMQRPGPYDRPGLTRGYNSLGRGSSLERMRRGAYGGGYGGYDDYNGYNDGYGFGSDRFGREWTLFSAGMSDHRYGDGSSTFQSTTGHCVHMRGLPYRATENDIYNFFSPLNPVRVHIEIGPDGRVTGEADVEFATHEDAVAAMSKDKANMQHRYVELFLNSTAGGTGGAYGSQMMGAMVKESEGVVQDWNTSTLPGMSLETPSLSLSMLNFPWCEQGSQSSYGAPGNQQLSGGYGGGYGGQSSMSGYDPGSQGAMNSSYYSSGNRASMGVNGMGGMSNMSNMSGGWGM is encoded by the exons ATGT CAACCACAgaagcagagacagagcagagccTCACCCCCAATGTGATGCTCAACACAGAGAGCAGTGAGGGATATGTGGTGAAAGTCCGGGGGCTGCCTTGGTCCTGCTCCACTGAGGAGGTGCAGAGGTTCTTCTCCG attgCAAAATTCTGAACGGGGCTTTGGGTATCCGTTTCATCTATACCAGGGAGGGCAGACCAAGTGGAGAAGCATTTGCTGAACTTGAGTCAGAGGAAGATGTGAAATTGGCCCtgaaaaaagacagagaaacaaTGGGACACAGATATGTTGAAG TTTTCAAGTCAAACAACGTTGAAATGGATTGGGTTCTGAAGCATACTGGTCCCAACAGCCCTGATACAGCTAATGATGGTTTTGTACGTCTTAGAGGACTCCCATTTGGCTGTAGTAAAGAAGAAATTGTACAGTTTTTTTCAG GGTTGGAAATCGTGCCAAATGGGATAACATTGCCGGTGGACTTCCAGGGGAGGAGTACGGGGGAGGCCTTCGTGCAGTTTGCTTCACAGGAAATAGCTGAAAAGGCTCTAAAGAAACACAAGGAAAGAATAGGGCACAG GTACATTGAGATCTTCAAGAGTAGTCGAGCAGAGGTGCGCACTCACTATGACCCTCCCCGCAAGCTGTTGGCCATGCAGAGACCTGGTCCGTACGACAGGCCTGGCCTGACGCGCGGATACAACAGTCTGGGTAGAGGAAGTAGCTTGGAGAGAATGAGGCGTGGAGCCTACGGAGGAG GTTATGGAGGTTATGATGACTACAATGGGTATAATGATGGCTATGGGTTTGGTTCTGATAGATTTGGAAGAG AATGGACTCTTTTCTCCGCAGGGATGTCGGACCACAGGTACGGCGACGGATCGTCCACCTTCCAGAGCACGACCGGCCACTGCGTCCACATGCGAGGTCTGCCCTACAGAGCCACAGAGAATGACATCTACAAC TTCTTCTCACCTCTGAACCCTGTAAGAGTACACATTGAAATCGGACCAGATGGCAGGGTAACCGGAGAGGCAGATGTTGAATTTGCTACTCACGAGGACGCAGTGGCCGCTATGTCCAAAGACAAAGCGAATATGC AACACAGATATGTAGAGCTCTTCCTGAATTCTACAGCAGGAGGAACTGGTGGTGCCTATGGTAGTCAGATGATGGGAGCAATGG TCAAGGAGTCGGAAGGGGTAGTCCAAGATTGGAATACTAGCACATTGCCAG GGATGTCTTTAGAAACCCCATCACTTTCCTTGAGCATGTTAAACTTCCCTTGGTGTGAGCAAG GGAGCCAATCCAGTTACGGTGCTCCAGGCAACCAGCAGCTGAGTGGGGGTTATGGCGGAGGATATGGAGGTCAAAGCAGCATGAGTGGCTATG ACCCCGGGAGCCAGGGCGCCATGAACAGCAGCTACTACAGCAGTGGGAACCGCGCATCCATGGGAGTGAACGGCATGGGCGGCATGTCCAACATGTCCAACATGAGTGGTGGCTGGGGAATGTAA
- the HNRNPH1 gene encoding heterogeneous nuclear ribonucleoprotein H isoform X17: MSTTEAETEQSLTPNVMLNTESSEGYVVKVRGLPWSCSTEEVQRFFSDCKILNGALGIRFIYTREGRPSGEAFAELESEEDVKLALKKDRETMGHRYVEVFKSNNVEMDWVLKHTGPNSPDTANDGFVRLRGLPFGCSKEEIVQFFSGLEIVPNGITLPVDFQGRSTGEAFVQFASQEIAEKALKKHKERIGHRYIEIFKSSRAEVRTHYDPPRKLLAMQRPGPYDRPGLTRGYNSLGRGSSLERMRRGAYGGGYGGYDDYNGYNDGYGFGSDRFGRGMSDHRYGDGSSTFQSTTGHCVHMRGLPYRATENDIYNFFSPLNPVRVHIEIGPDGRVTGEADVEFATHEDAVAAMSKDKANMQHRYVELFLNSTAGGTGGAYGSQMMGAMVKESEGVVQDWNTSTLPGSQSSYGAPGNQQLSGGYGGGYGGQSSMSGYDPGSQGAMNSSYYSSGNRASMGVNGMGGMSNMSNMSGGWGM; the protein is encoded by the exons ATGT CAACCACAgaagcagagacagagcagagccTCACCCCCAATGTGATGCTCAACACAGAGAGCAGTGAGGGATATGTGGTGAAAGTCCGGGGGCTGCCTTGGTCCTGCTCCACTGAGGAGGTGCAGAGGTTCTTCTCCG attgCAAAATTCTGAACGGGGCTTTGGGTATCCGTTTCATCTATACCAGGGAGGGCAGACCAAGTGGAGAAGCATTTGCTGAACTTGAGTCAGAGGAAGATGTGAAATTGGCCCtgaaaaaagacagagaaacaaTGGGACACAGATATGTTGAAG TTTTCAAGTCAAACAACGTTGAAATGGATTGGGTTCTGAAGCATACTGGTCCCAACAGCCCTGATACAGCTAATGATGGTTTTGTACGTCTTAGAGGACTCCCATTTGGCTGTAGTAAAGAAGAAATTGTACAGTTTTTTTCAG GGTTGGAAATCGTGCCAAATGGGATAACATTGCCGGTGGACTTCCAGGGGAGGAGTACGGGGGAGGCCTTCGTGCAGTTTGCTTCACAGGAAATAGCTGAAAAGGCTCTAAAGAAACACAAGGAAAGAATAGGGCACAG GTACATTGAGATCTTCAAGAGTAGTCGAGCAGAGGTGCGCACTCACTATGACCCTCCCCGCAAGCTGTTGGCCATGCAGAGACCTGGTCCGTACGACAGGCCTGGCCTGACGCGCGGATACAACAGTCTGGGTAGAGGAAGTAGCTTGGAGAGAATGAGGCGTGGAGCCTACGGAGGAG GTTATGGAGGTTATGATGACTACAATGGGTATAATGATGGCTATGGGTTTGGTTCTGATAGATTTGGAAGAG GGATGTCGGACCACAGGTACGGCGACGGATCGTCCACCTTCCAGAGCACGACCGGCCACTGCGTCCACATGCGAGGTCTGCCCTACAGAGCCACAGAGAATGACATCTACAAC TTCTTCTCACCTCTGAACCCTGTAAGAGTACACATTGAAATCGGACCAGATGGCAGGGTAACCGGAGAGGCAGATGTTGAATTTGCTACTCACGAGGACGCAGTGGCCGCTATGTCCAAAGACAAAGCGAATATGC AACACAGATATGTAGAGCTCTTCCTGAATTCTACAGCAGGAGGAACTGGTGGTGCCTATGGTAGTCAGATGATGGGAGCAATGG TCAAGGAGTCGGAAGGGGTAGTCCAAGATTGGAATACTAGCACATTGCCAG GGAGCCAATCCAGTTACGGTGCTCCAGGCAACCAGCAGCTGAGTGGGGGTTATGGCGGAGGATATGGAGGTCAAAGCAGCATGAGTGGCTATG ACCCCGGGAGCCAGGGCGCCATGAACAGCAGCTACTACAGCAGTGGGAACCGCGCATCCATGGGAGTGAACGGCATGGGCGGCATGTCCAACATGTCCAACATGAGTGGTGGCTGGGGAATGTAA
- the HNRNPH1 gene encoding heterogeneous nuclear ribonucleoprotein H isoform X14, which yields MSTTEAETEQSLTPNVMLNTESSEGYVVKVRGLPWSCSTEEVQRFFSDCKILNGALGIRFIYTREGRPSGEAFAELESEEDVKLALKKDRETMGHRYVEVFKSNNVEMDWVLKHTGPNSPDTANDGFVRLRGLPFGCSKEEIVQFFSGLEIVPNGITLPVDFQGRSTGEAFVQFASQEIAEKALKKHKERIGHRYIEIFKSSRAEVRTHYDPPRKLLAMQRPGPYDRPGLTRGYNSLGRGSSLERMRRGAYGGGYGGYDDYNGYNDGYGFGSDRFGREWTLFSAGMSDHRYGDGSSTFQSTTGHCVHMRGLPYRATENDIYNFFSPLNPVRVHIEIGPDGRVTGEADVEFATHEDAVAAMSKDKANMQHRYVELFLNSTAGGTGGAYGSQMMGAMAQVLNACCCCASKTDTLLTPSWAGFGDEGSQSSYGAPGNQQLSGGYGGGYGGQSSMSGYDPGSQGAMNSSYYSSGNRASMGVNGMGGMSNMSNMSGGWGM from the exons ATGT CAACCACAgaagcagagacagagcagagccTCACCCCCAATGTGATGCTCAACACAGAGAGCAGTGAGGGATATGTGGTGAAAGTCCGGGGGCTGCCTTGGTCCTGCTCCACTGAGGAGGTGCAGAGGTTCTTCTCCG attgCAAAATTCTGAACGGGGCTTTGGGTATCCGTTTCATCTATACCAGGGAGGGCAGACCAAGTGGAGAAGCATTTGCTGAACTTGAGTCAGAGGAAGATGTGAAATTGGCCCtgaaaaaagacagagaaacaaTGGGACACAGATATGTTGAAG TTTTCAAGTCAAACAACGTTGAAATGGATTGGGTTCTGAAGCATACTGGTCCCAACAGCCCTGATACAGCTAATGATGGTTTTGTACGTCTTAGAGGACTCCCATTTGGCTGTAGTAAAGAAGAAATTGTACAGTTTTTTTCAG GGTTGGAAATCGTGCCAAATGGGATAACATTGCCGGTGGACTTCCAGGGGAGGAGTACGGGGGAGGCCTTCGTGCAGTTTGCTTCACAGGAAATAGCTGAAAAGGCTCTAAAGAAACACAAGGAAAGAATAGGGCACAG GTACATTGAGATCTTCAAGAGTAGTCGAGCAGAGGTGCGCACTCACTATGACCCTCCCCGCAAGCTGTTGGCCATGCAGAGACCTGGTCCGTACGACAGGCCTGGCCTGACGCGCGGATACAACAGTCTGGGTAGAGGAAGTAGCTTGGAGAGAATGAGGCGTGGAGCCTACGGAGGAG GTTATGGAGGTTATGATGACTACAATGGGTATAATGATGGCTATGGGTTTGGTTCTGATAGATTTGGAAGAG AATGGACTCTTTTCTCCGCAGGGATGTCGGACCACAGGTACGGCGACGGATCGTCCACCTTCCAGAGCACGACCGGCCACTGCGTCCACATGCGAGGTCTGCCCTACAGAGCCACAGAGAATGACATCTACAAC TTCTTCTCACCTCTGAACCCTGTAAGAGTACACATTGAAATCGGACCAGATGGCAGGGTAACCGGAGAGGCAGATGTTGAATTTGCTACTCACGAGGACGCAGTGGCCGCTATGTCCAAAGACAAAGCGAATATGC AACACAGATATGTAGAGCTCTTCCTGAATTCTACAGCAGGAGGAACTGGTGGTGCCTATGGTAGTCAGATGATGGGAGCAATGG CACAAGTCTTAAATGCCTGTTGCTGTTGTGCCTCTAAGACAGATACCCTCCTGACACCCAGCTGGGCTGGTTTCGGAGATGAAG GGAGCCAATCCAGTTACGGTGCTCCAGGCAACCAGCAGCTGAGTGGGGGTTATGGCGGAGGATATGGAGGTCAAAGCAGCATGAGTGGCTATG ACCCCGGGAGCCAGGGCGCCATGAACAGCAGCTACTACAGCAGTGGGAACCGCGCATCCATGGGAGTGAACGGCATGGGCGGCATGTCCAACATGTCCAACATGAGTGGTGGCTGGGGAATGTAA
- the HNRNPH1 gene encoding heterogeneous nuclear ribonucleoprotein H isoform X4 — protein MSTTEAETEQSLTPNVMLNTESSEGYVVKVRGLPWSCSTEEVQRFFSDCKILNGALGIRFIYTREGRPSGEAFAELESEEDVKLALKKDRETMGHRYVEVFKSNNVEMDWVLKHTGPNSPDTANDGFVRLRGLPFGCSKEEIVQFFSGLEIVPNGITLPVDFQGRSTGEAFVQFASQEIAEKALKKHKERIGHRYIEIFKSSRAEVRTHYDPPRKLLAMQRPGPYDRPGLTRGYNSLGRGSSLERMRRGAYGGGYGGYDDYNGYNDGYGFGSDRFGREWTLFSAGMSDHRYGDGSSTFQSTTGHCVHMRGLPYRATENDIYNFFSPLNPVRVHIEIGPDGRVTGEADVEFATHEDAVAAMSKDKANMQHRYVELFLNSTAGGTGGAYGSQMMGAMVKESEGVVQDWNTSTLPDTLLTPSWAGFGDEGMSLETPSLSLSMLNFPWCEQGSQSSYGAPGNQQLSGGYGGGYGGQSSMSGYDPGSQGAMNSSYYSSGNRASMGVNGMGGMSNMSNMSGGWGM, from the exons ATGT CAACCACAgaagcagagacagagcagagccTCACCCCCAATGTGATGCTCAACACAGAGAGCAGTGAGGGATATGTGGTGAAAGTCCGGGGGCTGCCTTGGTCCTGCTCCACTGAGGAGGTGCAGAGGTTCTTCTCCG attgCAAAATTCTGAACGGGGCTTTGGGTATCCGTTTCATCTATACCAGGGAGGGCAGACCAAGTGGAGAAGCATTTGCTGAACTTGAGTCAGAGGAAGATGTGAAATTGGCCCtgaaaaaagacagagaaacaaTGGGACACAGATATGTTGAAG TTTTCAAGTCAAACAACGTTGAAATGGATTGGGTTCTGAAGCATACTGGTCCCAACAGCCCTGATACAGCTAATGATGGTTTTGTACGTCTTAGAGGACTCCCATTTGGCTGTAGTAAAGAAGAAATTGTACAGTTTTTTTCAG GGTTGGAAATCGTGCCAAATGGGATAACATTGCCGGTGGACTTCCAGGGGAGGAGTACGGGGGAGGCCTTCGTGCAGTTTGCTTCACAGGAAATAGCTGAAAAGGCTCTAAAGAAACACAAGGAAAGAATAGGGCACAG GTACATTGAGATCTTCAAGAGTAGTCGAGCAGAGGTGCGCACTCACTATGACCCTCCCCGCAAGCTGTTGGCCATGCAGAGACCTGGTCCGTACGACAGGCCTGGCCTGACGCGCGGATACAACAGTCTGGGTAGAGGAAGTAGCTTGGAGAGAATGAGGCGTGGAGCCTACGGAGGAG GTTATGGAGGTTATGATGACTACAATGGGTATAATGATGGCTATGGGTTTGGTTCTGATAGATTTGGAAGAG AATGGACTCTTTTCTCCGCAGGGATGTCGGACCACAGGTACGGCGACGGATCGTCCACCTTCCAGAGCACGACCGGCCACTGCGTCCACATGCGAGGTCTGCCCTACAGAGCCACAGAGAATGACATCTACAAC TTCTTCTCACCTCTGAACCCTGTAAGAGTACACATTGAAATCGGACCAGATGGCAGGGTAACCGGAGAGGCAGATGTTGAATTTGCTACTCACGAGGACGCAGTGGCCGCTATGTCCAAAGACAAAGCGAATATGC AACACAGATATGTAGAGCTCTTCCTGAATTCTACAGCAGGAGGAACTGGTGGTGCCTATGGTAGTCAGATGATGGGAGCAATGG TCAAGGAGTCGGAAGGGGTAGTCCAAGATTGGAATACTAGCACATTGCCAG ATACCCTCCTGACACCCAGCTGGGCTGGTTTCGGAGATGAAG GGATGTCTTTAGAAACCCCATCACTTTCCTTGAGCATGTTAAACTTCCCTTGGTGTGAGCAAG GGAGCCAATCCAGTTACGGTGCTCCAGGCAACCAGCAGCTGAGTGGGGGTTATGGCGGAGGATATGGAGGTCAAAGCAGCATGAGTGGCTATG ACCCCGGGAGCCAGGGCGCCATGAACAGCAGCTACTACAGCAGTGGGAACCGCGCATCCATGGGAGTGAACGGCATGGGCGGCATGTCCAACATGTCCAACATGAGTGGTGGCTGGGGAATGTAA
- the HNRNPH1 gene encoding heterogeneous nuclear ribonucleoprotein H isoform X8 has translation MSTTEAETEQSLTPNVMLNTESSEGYVVKVRGLPWSCSTEEVQRFFSDCKILNGALGIRFIYTREGRPSGEAFAELESEEDVKLALKKDRETMGHRYVEVFKSNNVEMDWVLKHTGPNSPDTANDGFVRLRGLPFGCSKEEIVQFFSGLEIVPNGITLPVDFQGRSTGEAFVQFASQEIAEKALKKHKERIGHRYIEIFKSSRAEVRTHYDPPRKLLAMQRPGPYDRPGLTRGYNSLGRGSSLERMRRGAYGGGYGGYDDYNGYNDGYGFGSDRFGREWTLFSAGMSDHRYGDGSSTFQSTTGHCVHMRGLPYRATENDIYNFFSPLNPVRVHIEIGPDGRVTGEADVEFATHEDAVAAMSKDKANMQHRYVELFLNSTAGGTGGAYGSQMMGAMVKESEGVVQDWNTSTLPAQVLNACCCCASKTDTLLTPSWAGFGDEGSQSSYGAPGNQQLSGGYGGGYGGQSSMSGYDPGSQGAMNSSYYSSGNRASMGVNGMGGMSNMSNMSGGWGM, from the exons ATGT CAACCACAgaagcagagacagagcagagccTCACCCCCAATGTGATGCTCAACACAGAGAGCAGTGAGGGATATGTGGTGAAAGTCCGGGGGCTGCCTTGGTCCTGCTCCACTGAGGAGGTGCAGAGGTTCTTCTCCG attgCAAAATTCTGAACGGGGCTTTGGGTATCCGTTTCATCTATACCAGGGAGGGCAGACCAAGTGGAGAAGCATTTGCTGAACTTGAGTCAGAGGAAGATGTGAAATTGGCCCtgaaaaaagacagagaaacaaTGGGACACAGATATGTTGAAG TTTTCAAGTCAAACAACGTTGAAATGGATTGGGTTCTGAAGCATACTGGTCCCAACAGCCCTGATACAGCTAATGATGGTTTTGTACGTCTTAGAGGACTCCCATTTGGCTGTAGTAAAGAAGAAATTGTACAGTTTTTTTCAG GGTTGGAAATCGTGCCAAATGGGATAACATTGCCGGTGGACTTCCAGGGGAGGAGTACGGGGGAGGCCTTCGTGCAGTTTGCTTCACAGGAAATAGCTGAAAAGGCTCTAAAGAAACACAAGGAAAGAATAGGGCACAG GTACATTGAGATCTTCAAGAGTAGTCGAGCAGAGGTGCGCACTCACTATGACCCTCCCCGCAAGCTGTTGGCCATGCAGAGACCTGGTCCGTACGACAGGCCTGGCCTGACGCGCGGATACAACAGTCTGGGTAGAGGAAGTAGCTTGGAGAGAATGAGGCGTGGAGCCTACGGAGGAG GTTATGGAGGTTATGATGACTACAATGGGTATAATGATGGCTATGGGTTTGGTTCTGATAGATTTGGAAGAG AATGGACTCTTTTCTCCGCAGGGATGTCGGACCACAGGTACGGCGACGGATCGTCCACCTTCCAGAGCACGACCGGCCACTGCGTCCACATGCGAGGTCTGCCCTACAGAGCCACAGAGAATGACATCTACAAC TTCTTCTCACCTCTGAACCCTGTAAGAGTACACATTGAAATCGGACCAGATGGCAGGGTAACCGGAGAGGCAGATGTTGAATTTGCTACTCACGAGGACGCAGTGGCCGCTATGTCCAAAGACAAAGCGAATATGC AACACAGATATGTAGAGCTCTTCCTGAATTCTACAGCAGGAGGAACTGGTGGTGCCTATGGTAGTCAGATGATGGGAGCAATGG TCAAGGAGTCGGAAGGGGTAGTCCAAGATTGGAATACTAGCACATTGCCAG CACAAGTCTTAAATGCCTGTTGCTGTTGTGCCTCTAAGACAGATACCCTCCTGACACCCAGCTGGGCTGGTTTCGGAGATGAAG GGAGCCAATCCAGTTACGGTGCTCCAGGCAACCAGCAGCTGAGTGGGGGTTATGGCGGAGGATATGGAGGTCAAAGCAGCATGAGTGGCTATG ACCCCGGGAGCCAGGGCGCCATGAACAGCAGCTACTACAGCAGTGGGAACCGCGCATCCATGGGAGTGAACGGCATGGGCGGCATGTCCAACATGTCCAACATGAGTGGTGGCTGGGGAATGTAA
- the HNRNPH1 gene encoding heterogeneous nuclear ribonucleoprotein H isoform X10 codes for MSTTEAETEQSLTPNVMLNTESSEGYVVKVRGLPWSCSTEEVQRFFSDCKILNGALGIRFIYTREGRPSGEAFAELESEEDVKLALKKDRETMGHRYVEVFKSNNVEMDWVLKHTGPNSPDTANDGFVRLRGLPFGCSKEEIVQFFSGLEIVPNGITLPVDFQGRSTGEAFVQFASQEIAEKALKKHKERIGHRYIEIFKSSRAEVRTHYDPPRKLLAMQRPGPYDRPGLTRGYNSLGRGSSLERMRRGAYGGGMSDHRYGDGSSTFQSTTGHCVHMRGLPYRATENDIYNFFSPLNPVRVHIEIGPDGRVTGEADVEFATHEDAVAAMSKDKANMQHRYVELFLNSTAGGTGGAYGSQMMGAMVKESEGVVQDWNTSTLPAQVLNACCCCASKTDTLLTPSWAGFGDEGMSLETPSLSLSMLNFPWCEQGSQSSYGAPGNQQLSGGYGGGYGGQSSMSGYDPGSQGAMNSSYYSSGNRASMGVNGMGGMSNMSNMSGGWGM; via the exons ATGT CAACCACAgaagcagagacagagcagagccTCACCCCCAATGTGATGCTCAACACAGAGAGCAGTGAGGGATATGTGGTGAAAGTCCGGGGGCTGCCTTGGTCCTGCTCCACTGAGGAGGTGCAGAGGTTCTTCTCCG attgCAAAATTCTGAACGGGGCTTTGGGTATCCGTTTCATCTATACCAGGGAGGGCAGACCAAGTGGAGAAGCATTTGCTGAACTTGAGTCAGAGGAAGATGTGAAATTGGCCCtgaaaaaagacagagaaacaaTGGGACACAGATATGTTGAAG TTTTCAAGTCAAACAACGTTGAAATGGATTGGGTTCTGAAGCATACTGGTCCCAACAGCCCTGATACAGCTAATGATGGTTTTGTACGTCTTAGAGGACTCCCATTTGGCTGTAGTAAAGAAGAAATTGTACAGTTTTTTTCAG GGTTGGAAATCGTGCCAAATGGGATAACATTGCCGGTGGACTTCCAGGGGAGGAGTACGGGGGAGGCCTTCGTGCAGTTTGCTTCACAGGAAATAGCTGAAAAGGCTCTAAAGAAACACAAGGAAAGAATAGGGCACAG GTACATTGAGATCTTCAAGAGTAGTCGAGCAGAGGTGCGCACTCACTATGACCCTCCCCGCAAGCTGTTGGCCATGCAGAGACCTGGTCCGTACGACAGGCCTGGCCTGACGCGCGGATACAACAGTCTGGGTAGAGGAAGTAGCTTGGAGAGAATGAGGCGTGGAGCCTACGGAGGAG GGATGTCGGACCACAGGTACGGCGACGGATCGTCCACCTTCCAGAGCACGACCGGCCACTGCGTCCACATGCGAGGTCTGCCCTACAGAGCCACAGAGAATGACATCTACAAC TTCTTCTCACCTCTGAACCCTGTAAGAGTACACATTGAAATCGGACCAGATGGCAGGGTAACCGGAGAGGCAGATGTTGAATTTGCTACTCACGAGGACGCAGTGGCCGCTATGTCCAAAGACAAAGCGAATATGC AACACAGATATGTAGAGCTCTTCCTGAATTCTACAGCAGGAGGAACTGGTGGTGCCTATGGTAGTCAGATGATGGGAGCAATGG TCAAGGAGTCGGAAGGGGTAGTCCAAGATTGGAATACTAGCACATTGCCAG CACAAGTCTTAAATGCCTGTTGCTGTTGTGCCTCTAAGACAGATACCCTCCTGACACCCAGCTGGGCTGGTTTCGGAGATGAAG GGATGTCTTTAGAAACCCCATCACTTTCCTTGAGCATGTTAAACTTCCCTTGGTGTGAGCAAG GGAGCCAATCCAGTTACGGTGCTCCAGGCAACCAGCAGCTGAGTGGGGGTTATGGCGGAGGATATGGAGGTCAAAGCAGCATGAGTGGCTATG ACCCCGGGAGCCAGGGCGCCATGAACAGCAGCTACTACAGCAGTGGGAACCGCGCATCCATGGGAGTGAACGGCATGGGCGGCATGTCCAACATGTCCAACATGAGTGGTGGCTGGGGAATGTAA
- the HNRNPH1 gene encoding heterogeneous nuclear ribonucleoprotein H isoform X18 gives MSTTEAETEQSLTPNVMLNTESSEGYVVKVRGLPWSCSTEEVQRFFSDCKILNGALGIRFIYTREGRPSGEAFAELESEEDVKLALKKDRETMGHRYVEVFKSNNVEMDWVLKHTGPNSPDTANDGFVRLRGLPFGCSKEEIVQFFSGLEIVPNGITLPVDFQGRSTGEAFVQFASQEIAEKALKKHKERIGHRYIEIFKSSRAEVRTHYDPPRKLLAMQRPGPYDRPGLTRGYNSLGRGSSLERMRRGAYGGGYGGYDDYNGYNDGYGFGSDRFGREWTLFSAGMSDHRYGDGSSTFQSTTGHCVHMRGLPYRATENDIYNFFSPLNPVRVHIEIGPDGRVTGEADVEFATHEDAVAAMSKDKANMQHRYVELFLNSTAGGTGGAYGSQMMGAMVKESEGVVQDWNTSTLPGSQSSYGAPGNQQLSGGYGGGYGGQSSMSGYAGDQLCLTTTVQMGEGVMGGWVLPIPPEQW, from the exons ATGT CAACCACAgaagcagagacagagcagagccTCACCCCCAATGTGATGCTCAACACAGAGAGCAGTGAGGGATATGTGGTGAAAGTCCGGGGGCTGCCTTGGTCCTGCTCCACTGAGGAGGTGCAGAGGTTCTTCTCCG attgCAAAATTCTGAACGGGGCTTTGGGTATCCGTTTCATCTATACCAGGGAGGGCAGACCAAGTGGAGAAGCATTTGCTGAACTTGAGTCAGAGGAAGATGTGAAATTGGCCCtgaaaaaagacagagaaacaaTGGGACACAGATATGTTGAAG TTTTCAAGTCAAACAACGTTGAAATGGATTGGGTTCTGAAGCATACTGGTCCCAACAGCCCTGATACAGCTAATGATGGTTTTGTACGTCTTAGAGGACTCCCATTTGGCTGTAGTAAAGAAGAAATTGTACAGTTTTTTTCAG GGTTGGAAATCGTGCCAAATGGGATAACATTGCCGGTGGACTTCCAGGGGAGGAGTACGGGGGAGGCCTTCGTGCAGTTTGCTTCACAGGAAATAGCTGAAAAGGCTCTAAAGAAACACAAGGAAAGAATAGGGCACAG GTACATTGAGATCTTCAAGAGTAGTCGAGCAGAGGTGCGCACTCACTATGACCCTCCCCGCAAGCTGTTGGCCATGCAGAGACCTGGTCCGTACGACAGGCCTGGCCTGACGCGCGGATACAACAGTCTGGGTAGAGGAAGTAGCTTGGAGAGAATGAGGCGTGGAGCCTACGGAGGAG GTTATGGAGGTTATGATGACTACAATGGGTATAATGATGGCTATGGGTTTGGTTCTGATAGATTTGGAAGAG AATGGACTCTTTTCTCCGCAGGGATGTCGGACCACAGGTACGGCGACGGATCGTCCACCTTCCAGAGCACGACCGGCCACTGCGTCCACATGCGAGGTCTGCCCTACAGAGCCACAGAGAATGACATCTACAAC TTCTTCTCACCTCTGAACCCTGTAAGAGTACACATTGAAATCGGACCAGATGGCAGGGTAACCGGAGAGGCAGATGTTGAATTTGCTACTCACGAGGACGCAGTGGCCGCTATGTCCAAAGACAAAGCGAATATGC AACACAGATATGTAGAGCTCTTCCTGAATTCTACAGCAGGAGGAACTGGTGGTGCCTATGGTAGTCAGATGATGGGAGCAATGG TCAAGGAGTCGGAAGGGGTAGTCCAAGATTGGAATACTAGCACATTGCCAG GGAGCCAATCCAGTTACGGTGCTCCAGGCAACCAGCAGCTGAGTGGGGGTTATGGCGGAGGATATGGAGGTCAAAGCAGCATGAGTGGCTATG CTGGAGACCAGCTTTGTTTAACCACCACAGTACAAATGGGGGAGGGGGTCATGGGAGGCTGGGTCCTCCCTATTCCCCCAGAGCAGTGGTAA